A single genomic interval of Buchnera aphidicola str. Bp (Baizongia pistaciae) harbors:
- a CDS encoding CvpA family protein, whose protein sequence is MNVIDCISIIVIIISAVISFFRGFLQELSSIFIWIVGVCVFFRYYSFFSIFSTYVRNIFLKNIISYIVFFVFFLFFKSIFDYCIIIFIEKCGISLINKIFGMFFGIIRGVLFLCIVLFFLELLTNFAYNKYFKNSFFVPYFNCFIKVVIKYLFKKYILFKS, encoded by the coding sequence ATGAATGTCATTGATTGTATTTCAATAATAGTTATTATTATTTCAGCTGTAATAAGTTTTTTTCGAGGATTTTTGCAAGAATTATCGTCTATATTTATATGGATCGTAGGTGTATGTGTCTTTTTTAGATATTATAGTTTTTTTTCTATATTTTCTACATATGTTCGTAACATTTTTTTAAAAAATATTATTTCTTATATAGTGTTTTTTGTATTTTTTTTGTTTTTTAAGAGTATATTTGATTATTGTATTATTATTTTTATTGAAAAATGTGGAATATCTTTAATTAATAAAATATTTGGAATGTTTTTTGGTATTATCCGAGGTGTATTATTTTTGTGCATAGTTTTATTTTTCTTAGAATTATTAACAAATTTTGCTTATAATAAATATTTTAAAAATTCATTTTTTGTACCTTATTTTAATTGTTTTATTAAAGTTGTTATTAAATATCTATTTAAAAAATATATATTATTTAAAAGTTAA
- a CDS encoding ribose-phosphate pyrophosphokinase, which produces MSDMKLFSGNSVPKLAESIANKLYVNLGNASVGKFSDGEINVQINENVRGSDVFIIQSTCFPTNDNLMELVVMVDALRRASAGRITAVIPYFGYARQDRRVRSSRVPITAKVVADFFSSVGIDRVLTVDLHAEQIQGFFDVPVDNVFGSLILFEDMLKIDLKNPIVVSPDIGGVIRARAIAKLLHDTDMAIIDKRRPHINFSQVMHVIGEVFNRDCILVDDMIDTGGTLCQAAEALKKRGARRVFAYATHPIFSGNAVKNLQNSNIDEVVVCDTIPLSKIIQELPNVRTLTLSSMLAEAIRRISNEESISAMFEH; this is translated from the coding sequence GTGTCTGATATGAAATTGTTTTCTGGAAACTCTGTACCAAAATTAGCTGAATCTATTGCTAATAAGCTATATGTTAATTTAGGAAATGCTTCTGTTGGAAAATTTAGCGACGGGGAAATTAATGTTCAAATAAATGAAAATGTACGTGGAAGTGACGTCTTTATTATTCAATCAACATGTTTTCCAACAAACGATAATTTAATGGAATTAGTAGTTATGGTAGACGCTTTAAGGCGTGCTTCTGCAGGAAGAATAACAGCTGTTATACCTTATTTTGGATATGCTCGACAAGATCGCAGAGTACGTTCTTCTCGAGTACCAATTACAGCTAAGGTAGTTGCTGATTTTTTTTCAAGTGTTGGGATTGATCGAGTACTAACAGTAGATTTACATGCGGAACAAATACAAGGTTTTTTTGACGTACCTGTCGACAATGTTTTTGGAAGCTTAATCTTATTTGAAGATATGCTAAAAATAGACCTAAAAAATCCAATAGTAGTATCTCCAGATATTGGAGGCGTAATTCGAGCACGTGCAATCGCAAAACTGCTTCATGATACAGATATGGCGATCATAGACAAACGCAGACCACACATTAATTTTTCTCAAGTAATGCATGTTATTGGAGAAGTTTTTAACCGAGATTGTATATTAGTAGATGATATGATTGACACTGGAGGAACTTTATGTCAAGCAGCTGAAGCACTAAAAAAAAGGGGTGCAAGACGCGTTTTTGCTTACGCTACACACCCGATTTTTTCAGGAAATGCTGTAAAAAATTTGCAAAATTCAAATATTGACGAAGTAGTAGTATGCGATACAATTCCATTATCTAAAATAATACAAGAGCTACCAAACGTAAGAACACTAACATTGTCTAGTATGCTAGCAGAAGCTATTCGAAGAATCAGTAATGAAGAATCAATTTCTGCTATGTTTGAACATTAA
- the prfA gene encoding peptide chain release factor 1 gives MKSSMMKKLESLHRRYEEIESMLSDRTVISNQEKFRELSQEYLKLSDINYCFVQWKNCNHDVIETKLLLLDSELHDVAEQELQMLSKKMKKIETEIQVLLLPCDPNDQQNCFLEIRSASGGDEAAIFSGDLFRMYIKYSEFQNWKTNIIHMTHSLKGGYKDIIVKITGKGSYGKLKFESGGHRVQRVPKTESQGRVHTSTCIVAVIPVVPKKEIEKVNINDLKIDTFRSSGAGGQHVNTTDSAVRITHIPSGQVVECQDERSQHKNKAKALSVLVSRIKAAELYNQRKKNAIQRRDLLGTGMRSDRNRTYNFAQNRVTDHRINLVVYCLDEVLDGKLDVLIEPIIQEHNADVLSNLSNIEFL, from the coding sequence ATGAAAAGTTCTATGATGAAAAAATTAGAATCTTTGCATAGAAGATATGAAGAAATAGAAAGTATGTTATCAGATCGTACAGTTATTTCAAATCAAGAAAAATTTCGTGAATTGTCTCAAGAATATCTTAAATTATCTGATATTAATTATTGTTTTGTTCAGTGGAAAAATTGTAATCATGATGTAATTGAGACAAAATTACTATTGTTAGATAGTGAATTACATGATGTAGCAGAACAAGAATTACAGATGTTATCTAAAAAAATGAAAAAGATAGAAACAGAAATACAAGTTTTGTTATTACCGTGTGATCCTAATGATCAACAAAATTGTTTTCTGGAAATAAGATCTGCATCGGGTGGTGATGAAGCAGCTATATTTTCGGGGGATTTATTTCGTATGTATATTAAATATTCTGAGTTTCAAAATTGGAAAACTAATATAATTCATATGACTCATAGTTTAAAGGGAGGATATAAAGATATTATTGTTAAGATAACAGGTAAGGGTTCGTATGGAAAGTTAAAATTTGAATCTGGAGGACACCGTGTTCAAAGAGTCCCTAAAACAGAATCTCAAGGGCGTGTTCATACGTCTACTTGCATAGTAGCTGTAATACCTGTAGTTCCAAAAAAGGAAATAGAAAAAGTTAATATTAATGATTTAAAAATTGATACTTTTCGTTCTTCTGGTGCTGGAGGACAACATGTTAATACAACAGATTCTGCTGTTAGAATAACTCATATTCCTTCTGGACAGGTTGTAGAGTGTCAAGACGAAAGATCACAACATAAAAATAAGGCTAAAGCATTGTCAGTTTTGGTTTCTAGAATTAAGGCAGCTGAATTATATAATCAACGTAAAAAAAACGCTATTCAACGACGTGATCTATTAGGTACTGGTATGAGATCAGATAGGAATAGAACATATAATTTTGCTCAAAATAGAGTAACGGATCACAGAATTAATTTAGTGGTATACTGTTTAGATGAAGTATTAGATGGAAAATTAGATGTTTTAATAGAACCTATTATTCAAGAGCATAATGCAGATGTATTATCAAATTTATCTAATATTGAATTTTTATGA
- the prmC gene encoding peptide chain release factor N(5)-glutamine methyltransferase, translating into MKIKNWLKYASLKLKKTSSSPNLDAEILLSYVLKKCRTWIISNDFIKLTYDNLIDLNVLLQRRMNSEPISYLIHVKEFWSLPFLVSNSTLIPRPDTEILVEKALIYLKNLSNAKVLDLGTGCGSIALALASERLDCKIIGIDCVKESISIASKNAKILKLKNVSFLHSIWFSKVDNMFDMIVSNPPYLSFSEMKNVDKEVLFEPFIALFSSENGLGAIRHIIKYSKKYLYSKAWLLVEHGWKQKDKVQSFFYKYSFININTYRDYCDSDRVTVGQKQ; encoded by the coding sequence ATGAAAATTAAAAATTGGTTAAAATATGCATCTTTAAAATTAAAAAAAACTAGTTCAAGCCCTAATTTAGATGCAGAAATATTGTTAAGTTATGTATTAAAAAAGTGTAGAACTTGGATTATTAGCAATGATTTTATTAAATTAACTTACGATAATTTAATCGATTTAAATGTTTTATTGCAACGAAGAATGAATAGTGAACCTATTTCGTATTTAATTCATGTAAAGGAGTTTTGGTCTTTGCCGTTTTTAGTGTCGAATAGTACTCTAATACCTAGACCAGACACAGAAATTTTAGTTGAGAAAGCATTGATTTATTTAAAAAACTTGAGTAATGCTAAAGTATTAGACTTAGGTACTGGTTGTGGATCTATAGCTTTAGCATTAGCCAGTGAGAGATTAGATTGTAAAATTATTGGAATAGATTGTGTTAAAGAATCTATTAGTATAGCTAGTAAAAATGCTAAAATACTTAAATTAAAGAATGTTAGTTTTCTACATAGTATTTGGTTTTCTAAAGTAGATAATATGTTTGATATGATTGTCAGTAATCCTCCATATTTAAGTTTTAGTGAAATGAAAAATGTGGATAAAGAAGTATTATTTGAGCCTTTTATTGCATTGTTTTCATCTGAAAATGGGTTAGGTGCGATTCGTCATATCATAAAATATTCTAAGAAATATTTATATTCTAAAGCATGGTTATTAGTTGAGCATGGTTGGAAGCAAAAAGACAAAGTTCAAAGTTTTTTTTATAAATATAGTTTTATAAATATTAATACATATCGAGATTATTGTGATAGTGATCGTGTTACAGTAGGACAAAAACAATAA
- the sirB1 gene encoding invasion regulator SirB1 translates to MTYFLNSDFSKLPLCESIIEVSRAIRQDFPSKRVIEDLKHKVEVARNYVVSENLPFLKLRKLIKLFYKNWKFECASGIYKLSDVLWLDHVLKTHKGTAVSLGIIILHIAQQLNLPLMPVIFPTQLILRADNGNGNMWLINPFNGDTLNKHVLKVWLKGNISPTAELYNNYLNKVQYFEVVRKMLDILKSALMEERNLELALNVSNVLLKIDPKNPYEIRDRGLIYSQLECDHVALTDLIYFVEHCPDDPISEILKIQIHSMEKKVITLH, encoded by the coding sequence ATGACGTACTTTTTAAATTCTGATTTTTCTAAATTACCATTGTGTGAATCTATTATTGAAGTATCACGAGCTATACGTCAAGATTTTCCTTCAAAAAGAGTCATAGAAGATTTAAAGCATAAAGTGGAAGTAGCTAGAAATTATGTTGTATCTGAAAATCTTCCATTTTTAAAATTAAGAAAGTTAATAAAATTATTTTATAAAAATTGGAAGTTTGAATGTGCTAGCGGAATTTATAAGTTATCTGACGTTTTATGGCTGGATCATGTTTTAAAGACTCACAAGGGTACTGCTGTTTCGTTGGGTATTATAATTTTGCATATCGCTCAGCAGTTAAATCTTCCTCTTATGCCAGTAATTTTTCCAACGCAATTAATTTTGCGTGCTGACAATGGCAATGGGAATATGTGGTTAATTAATCCTTTTAATGGTGATACATTAAATAAACATGTACTCAAGGTTTGGTTAAAAGGTAATATTAGTCCTACAGCTGAATTATATAATAATTATCTAAATAAAGTGCAGTATTTTGAAGTTGTTAGAAAAATGTTAGACATCTTAAAATCTGCTTTAATGGAAGAAAGGAATTTGGAATTAGCGTTAAATGTAAGTAATGTTTTATTAAAAATTGATCCAAAAAATCCTTATGAAATTCGTGATCGCGGATTAATTTATTCACAATTAGAATGTGATCATGTTGCATTAACTGATTTAATCTATTTTGTAGAGCATTGTCCTGATGACCCAATTAGCGAAATATTAAAAATTCAAATTCATTCTATGGAAAAAAAAGTAATTACTTTGCATTAA
- a CDS encoding acetate kinase, with protein MFNKLVLILNCGSSSLKFSVVSSDNYTTKLSGIVEFLNLSQIRFFWKIKKKEYVRVINKSKSYDYALNYILTKILKEESKIFNNIACVGHRVVHGGVNLNKSVLITQEIIKLITDACSFAPLHNPINLLGIKASHAVLPHLKEKNVAVFDTSFHSSIPKFAYLYAIPYKFYKKFGIRKYGAHGISCQYSVCRSSELLQIELTSLNIIICHLGGGASVSVVKNGVCVDTSMGLTPLEGLIMGTRSGDIDPSVIFFMNKQLNLSISTINNILINKSGLLGLSGVSSDFRNLESEYNSNIRIKLAIDMFCYRLSKYISGYMSVVKGKLHGIVFTGGIGENSSLVRSIVISKLAFLNFKLNSDINMLMKSGKEGFINIKNTFPILVIPANEELIIAKESFSEIN; from the coding sequence ATGTTTAATAAATTGGTTTTAATATTGAACTGTGGCAGTTCCTCACTTAAGTTTTCAGTAGTTAGTTCAGATAACTATACAACGAAATTGAGTGGTATCGTTGAGTTTTTAAATTTATCTCAAATAAGATTTTTTTGGAAAATTAAAAAAAAAGAATATGTTCGCGTTATAAATAAAAGTAAATCATATGATTATGCTTTGAATTATATTTTAACAAAAATTCTAAAAGAAGAATCAAAAATTTTTAATAATATTGCATGTGTAGGTCATCGTGTTGTACATGGTGGGGTAAATCTTAATAAATCTGTTCTTATTACACAAGAGATAATTAAATTAATTACCGATGCATGTAGTTTTGCACCATTACATAATCCTATAAATTTGTTAGGAATTAAAGCATCTCATGCTGTACTTCCGCATTTAAAAGAAAAAAATGTAGCAGTTTTTGACACTTCTTTTCACAGTTCTATTCCAAAATTTGCTTATTTATATGCTATTCCGTATAAGTTTTATAAAAAGTTTGGTATTAGAAAATATGGAGCACACGGTATTAGTTGTCAGTATTCTGTTTGTAGATCTTCTGAACTTTTACAAATTGAATTAACTTCTTTAAACATAATTATTTGTCATTTAGGTGGTGGTGCATCAGTGTCTGTTGTTAAAAACGGTGTATGCGTTGATACTTCAATGGGCTTGACACCATTAGAAGGGTTAATTATGGGCACTAGAAGTGGAGATATTGATCCTTCAGTTATTTTTTTTATGAATAAACAATTAAATTTAAGTATCTCAACAATAAATAATATTTTGATTAATAAATCTGGTTTATTAGGACTAAGTGGAGTTAGTAGTGATTTTCGTAATTTAGAAAGTGAATATAATTCGAATATTAGAATAAAATTAGCTATAGATATGTTTTGTTATCGTTTGTCAAAATATATTAGTGGATATATGTCTGTTGTAAAAGGAAAATTGCATGGAATTGTTTTTACTGGAGGTATTGGTGAAAATTCTTCTTTAGTTCGTTCTATTGTTATTTCTAAGTTAGCTTTTTTGAATTTTAAATTAAACTCTGATATTAATATGTTGATGAAATCTGGTAAAGAAGGATTTATTAATATTAAAAATACTTTTCCTATATTAGTTATTCCTGCTAATGAAGAATTAATTATAGCAAAAGAATCTTTTTCTGAAATTAATTGA
- the pta gene encoding phosphate acetyltransferase: MTRTIMLVPIGKNIGLTTISLSVISAMKRCKFNVKFLKSAIEYSNTNYNIDDTSLILKDTQSLSYINPLIVDFINQFSLKQIKQRIVDYILSKVYAKKEKYDIFLIEGFDTKSHTYVLSNDINYYISKSINVEIVFVCAVDRSSQLDINNIVYIINNVFKKNKNINIRGVIINELCQKVRNDYGNVNLFDMFKSSVKKINFGDVKYDFLFQKNGIEVLGCVPWIHKLMEPSVKILCDKYLGANIIYDRCMNSQYIKTFIIYDTNEDIKNAKKFHRSLLIIPAISNDKIKEICVQINKNKILISAILLTNFLNVHDKCTDFIDQLKIANCTICSTPNDVFTVVSLLHKFNFKLDNKNYQLNIIENDMSRHINLDWIRSLKHSYQYNSICLPSLFIYNLKHLAKKFMKNILLPEGCELRIIKAASICSKNDIAYCTLLGNPKKIKNIAESNNIVLNSNIEIIDPKLIRKNYVERLCHLRRHHGITLAHANELVKDNSILSTLILESKKVDGLVSGSIGTTSSIILPALQLIKTSPGSSLISSVFFMLLSDYVTLYADCAVNINPDATQLAEIAIQSSNTARLFGIFPKVAMLSYATGCSGFGDTVDKVKEATRIVQERSPNLIVDGPIQYDAAINRSVAKLKCPHSLVAGNATVFIFPDLNSGNITYKAVQRSANILSIGPILQGINQPVNDLSRGSSVQDIVYTIAVTVLQSSLSH; this comes from the coding sequence ATGACACGAACAATAATGCTAGTTCCAATAGGGAAAAATATTGGACTAACTACTATTAGCTTAAGTGTAATTTCAGCTATGAAGCGTTGTAAGTTTAATGTCAAATTTTTAAAATCTGCTATTGAGTATTCTAATACTAATTATAATATTGATGATACTTCTTTAATTTTAAAAGATACGCAGTCTTTGTCTTACATTAATCCTTTAATTGTTGATTTCATTAATCAATTTTCTTTAAAACAAATTAAGCAACGAATTGTAGATTATATTTTATCGAAAGTATATGCAAAAAAAGAAAAATATGACATTTTTTTAATAGAAGGTTTTGATACTAAATCTCATACTTATGTATTATCTAATGACATTAATTATTATATTTCTAAGAGTATAAATGTAGAAATAGTTTTTGTTTGTGCTGTAGATAGATCTAGTCAATTAGATATTAACAATATTGTTTATATTATAAATAATGTTTTTAAAAAAAATAAAAATATAAATATACGAGGTGTGATTATAAATGAATTATGTCAAAAAGTACGCAATGATTATGGAAATGTTAATTTGTTCGATATGTTTAAAAGTTCAGTTAAAAAAATAAATTTTGGTGATGTCAAATATGATTTTTTATTTCAAAAAAATGGAATTGAAGTTTTAGGTTGTGTTCCATGGATTCATAAATTAATGGAACCATCAGTAAAAATTTTGTGTGATAAATATTTGGGAGCTAATATAATTTATGATCGATGCATGAATTCTCAGTATATCAAAACTTTTATTATTTATGATACGAACGAAGATATAAAAAATGCAAAAAAATTTCATCGTTCTTTGTTAATTATTCCTGCTATATCTAATGATAAAATAAAAGAAATATGTGTTCAAATAAACAAAAATAAAATTTTGATTAGTGCTATTTTATTAACAAATTTTTTAAATGTTCATGATAAGTGTACAGATTTTATTGATCAACTTAAAATAGCTAATTGTACTATTTGTTCTACACCCAACGATGTTTTTACGGTAGTGTCGTTATTACATAAATTTAATTTTAAATTAGATAACAAAAATTATCAGCTAAACATAATTGAAAATGATATGTCCAGACATATTAATTTGGATTGGATTAGATCATTGAAACATTCATATCAATATAATAGTATATGTTTGCCTTCATTGTTTATATATAATTTAAAGCATTTAGCGAAAAAATTTATGAAAAATATCCTTCTTCCAGAAGGATGTGAACTTAGAATAATAAAAGCGGCTTCTATTTGTTCGAAGAATGATATAGCGTATTGTACATTATTAGGCAATCCTAAAAAAATTAAAAACATAGCTGAGTCTAATAATATTGTTTTAAATTCTAATATAGAGATTATAGATCCAAAATTAATTAGAAAAAATTATGTTGAGCGTTTATGTCATCTTCGCAGACATCATGGAATAACTTTAGCTCATGCTAATGAATTAGTTAAAGATAATTCTATTTTGTCTACGTTAATATTAGAATCTAAAAAAGTAGATGGCTTAGTTTCTGGATCTATTGGTACGACTTCTAGTATTATTCTTCCTGCATTACAATTAATTAAAACGTCTCCGGGTTCTTCTTTAATATCTTCTGTATTTTTTATGTTATTGTCAGATTATGTAACACTATATGCTGATTGTGCTGTAAACATTAATCCTGATGCTACACAATTAGCAGAAATTGCAATTCAATCTTCAAATACTGCACGATTGTTTGGAATATTTCCTAAAGTTGCGATGTTATCTTATGCAACTGGTTGTTCTGGTTTTGGAGATACTGTAGATAAAGTTAAAGAGGCTACAAGAATTGTTCAAGAACGTTCTCCAAATTTAATTGTTGATGGACCAATTCAATATGATGCAGCAATCAATCGAAGCGTAGCAAAATTAAAATGTCCACATTCTTTGGTAGCAGGAAATGCAACTGTGTTTATTTTTCCTGACTTAAATTCTGGAAATATAACTTATAAAGCTGTTCAACGTTCAGCTAATATTTTGTCAATAGGACCTATTCTTCAGGGAATTAATCAACCTGTTAATGATTTATCGAGAGGATCTTCAGTTCAAGACATAGTATATACTATTGCAGTCACAGTATTACAGTCTAGTTTATCTCACTAA
- the yfaE gene encoding class I ribonucleotide reductase maintenance protein YfaE, which yields MINSKIIILNNNKVIYYKPQNITLISILEKNDIILDSQCKQGYCGSCRIKLLKGHVYYKNIFPLASCKPKDIFPCCCTISGSILIKI from the coding sequence ATGATAAATTCAAAAATCATTATATTAAATAATAATAAAGTTATTTACTATAAACCACAAAACATTACTTTAATATCTATATTAGAAAAAAATGATATTATCTTAGACTCTCAATGTAAACAAGGTTATTGCGGGTCATGTAGAATTAAACTATTAAAAGGTCATGTTTATTACAAAAACATATTTCCATTAGCATCTTGTAAGCCAAAAGACATTTTTCCATGCTGCTGTACAATTAGTGGGAGCATTCTAATTAAAATTTAA